The Streptomyces cynarae genome contains a region encoding:
- a CDS encoding fumarate reductase/succinate dehydrogenase flavoprotein subunit, producing the protein MEIPALTDAEELSCDVLVIGGGTAGTMAALTAAEHGADVLLLEKAHVRHSGALAMGMDGVNNAVVPGRAEPDDYVAEITRANDGIVDQSTVRQTATRGFAMVKRLESYGVKFEKDEHGEYAVRQVHRSGSYVLPMPEGKDVKKVLYRQLRRREMRERIRIENRVMPVRVLTSGGRAVGAAGFNTRTGRFVTVRAGAVILATGACGRLGLPASGYLYGTYENPTNAGDGYAMAYHAGAELTGIECFQINPLIKDYNGPACAYVANPFGGYQVNRHGERFVDSDYWSGQMMAEFAAEVASDRGPVYLKLSHLPEESVSALESILHSTERPTRGTFHAGRGHDYRTHDVEMHISEIGLCGGHSASGVRVDDHARTTVPRLYAAGDLACVPHNYMIGAFVFGELAGEDAARYQAYEGELPQDQLHEAHELIYRPLRNPDGPPQTQVEYKLRRFVNDYVAPPKSGARLSLALEAFERMHADIASMGARSPHELMRCAEVTFIRDCAEMAARASLARTESRWGLYHDRIDHPERDDASWFHHLDLHKSPSGAMEFTARPVAPYLVPVEGFFAPVGGASRRLGEVRPEQVATAGAREVAPTAVRTSPTAGDEAVRPVAGPDTPTSPRLLDLLALAEEQPELVALAPYLADPDPSVRRTAVTVLTETVPPGTGPTLAGLLSDTDADVRAAAAASLRELVETLPPEPALRDRLATAVSEPDPVVRAAALDVLRALRLGDADLFAAALADSDTTVRIEAVRALVSVDAVAPLVRAATADPSREVRVALAKALGTVDAAGPGGAGPTGADRVLSALAALTGDPDALVVRPPTARWPLSAARHHSPTAPRPPCPTLPGRSAPAPPPRSPPPPPRRPSPPSPRPSPTPTRTSGRRPSWR; encoded by the coding sequence ATGGAGATCCCCGCCCTCACCGACGCCGAGGAACTCTCCTGTGACGTCCTCGTCATCGGCGGCGGCACGGCCGGCACCATGGCGGCACTGACGGCCGCCGAACACGGCGCGGACGTGCTCCTGCTGGAGAAGGCGCACGTCCGGCACTCCGGCGCCCTCGCCATGGGCATGGACGGCGTCAACAACGCGGTCGTCCCCGGGCGCGCCGAGCCCGACGACTACGTCGCCGAGATCACCCGCGCCAACGACGGTATCGTCGACCAGTCCACGGTCCGGCAGACCGCGACCCGCGGCTTCGCCATGGTGAAGCGGCTCGAGTCGTACGGGGTGAAGTTCGAGAAGGACGAGCACGGCGAGTACGCGGTCCGCCAGGTGCACCGGTCGGGCTCCTACGTGCTGCCGATGCCGGAGGGCAAGGACGTCAAGAAGGTCCTGTACCGGCAGCTGCGGCGGCGCGAGATGCGGGAACGGATCCGGATCGAGAACCGCGTGATGCCGGTACGGGTGCTGACGTCCGGGGGCCGGGCCGTGGGCGCGGCGGGCTTCAACACCCGCACCGGCCGCTTCGTGACCGTCCGAGCGGGCGCGGTGATCCTCGCGACCGGCGCCTGCGGCCGTCTCGGCCTGCCTGCCTCCGGCTACCTCTACGGCACCTACGAGAACCCGACGAACGCCGGCGACGGCTACGCGATGGCCTACCACGCGGGCGCCGAGCTGACCGGCATCGAGTGCTTCCAGATCAACCCGCTGATCAAGGACTACAACGGACCGGCCTGCGCCTACGTGGCCAACCCCTTCGGCGGCTACCAGGTCAACCGGCACGGCGAACGCTTCGTCGACTCCGACTACTGGTCGGGGCAGATGATGGCGGAGTTCGCGGCGGAGGTGGCCTCGGACCGGGGCCCGGTGTACCTCAAACTGAGCCATCTTCCGGAGGAGTCGGTCTCGGCGTTGGAGTCGATCCTGCACTCGACGGAACGCCCGACGCGCGGCACCTTCCACGCGGGCCGCGGCCACGACTACCGCACCCACGACGTGGAGATGCACATCTCGGAGATCGGCCTGTGCGGCGGCCACTCGGCCTCGGGGGTCCGCGTCGACGACCACGCCCGGACGACGGTCCCCCGCCTGTACGCCGCCGGTGACCTGGCCTGTGTGCCCCACAACTACATGATCGGCGCGTTCGTGTTCGGCGAGCTGGCAGGTGAGGACGCCGCGCGGTACCAGGCCTACGAGGGCGAGTTGCCGCAGGACCAGCTCCACGAGGCGCACGAGCTGATCTACCGCCCGCTGCGCAACCCGGACGGCCCGCCGCAGACCCAGGTCGAGTACAAGCTGCGCCGCTTCGTGAACGACTACGTGGCCCCACCGAAGTCCGGCGCCCGGCTGTCCCTGGCGCTGGAGGCTTTCGAGCGGATGCACGCCGACATCGCCTCCATGGGCGCCCGCAGCCCGCACGAGCTGATGCGCTGCGCGGAGGTGACCTTCATCCGCGACTGCGCGGAGATGGCGGCCCGCGCCTCCCTGGCCCGCACGGAGTCCCGCTGGGGCCTCTACCACGACCGCATCGACCATCCGGAACGCGACGACGCGTCCTGGTTCCACCATCTCGATCTGCACAAGTCCCCCTCTGGTGCGATGGAGTTCACGGCACGTCCCGTGGCTCCCTATCTGGTTCCGGTGGAGGGCTTCTTCGCCCCCGTCGGCGGTGCCTCCCGACGACTCGGCGAGGTGCGACCCGAGCAGGTGGCGACGGCCGGGGCGCGGGAGGTGGCGCCCACCGCCGTACGGACGTCGCCGACGGCGGGCGACGAGGCCGTCCGCCCCGTGGCCGGCCCCGACACGCCGACCTCACCCCGCCTGCTCGACCTCCTCGCCCTGGCGGAGGAGCAGCCCGAACTCGTCGCCCTGGCGCCCTACTTGGCCGACCCCGACCCCTCCGTCCGGCGCACCGCCGTCACGGTCCTGACCGAGACGGTGCCGCCGGGCACCGGACCGACCCTCGCCGGCCTGCTCTCCGACACCGACGCCGACGTGCGCGCCGCCGCGGCGGCCTCACTGCGCGAACTCGTGGAGACGCTGCCACCCGAGCCTGCCCTGCGCGACCGCCTCGCCACTGCCGTGTCCGAGCCCGACCCCGTCGTCCGCGCAGCTGCGCTGGACGTCCTGCGGGCGCTGCGGCTCGGCGACGCCGACCTGTTCGCGGCGGCTCTCGCCGACTCCGACACGACAGTCCGCATCGAGGCCGTGCGCGCCCTCGTCTCGGTCGACGCGGTCGCGCCGCTGGTGCGCGCGGCGACCGCCGATCCGTCACGCGAGGTCCGCGTCGCGCTCGCCAAGGCCCTGGGCACGGTGGACGCGGCAGGGCCCGGTGGCGCAGGGCCGACCGGAGCGGACCGTGTCCTGTCCGCTCTCGCCGCCCTCACCGGTGACCCCGACGCGCTGGTCGTGCGGCCGCCTACGGCGCGCTGGCCGCTGTCGGCTGCCCGCCACCACTCGCCGACCGCGCCACGGCCGCCCTGTCCGACTCTGCCTGGCAGGTCCGCGCCGGCGCCGCCACCGCGCTCACCGCCGCCGCCCCCGAGGCGGCCGTCCCCGCCCTCGCCAAGGCCCTCGCCGACCCCAACGCGGACGTCCGGAAGGCGGCCGTCCTGGCGCTGA
- a CDS encoding ABC transporter ATP-binding protein: MTSSSDVLPPSRTGAGLTLRAATLGRPGAPALEGVDLDIAPGEILTVVGPSGCGKSTLLRTLAGLLPTLAGTVEQDGRPLNGPAADRALVFQEDALLPWRSLRANVELPLAIKGFPRTERRSQADAWLDRVGLADRTRHLPHRVSGGQRQRAQLARALAAGPSTVLMDEPFGALDAQTRAGMQDLLVEVLHGTGATVVFVTHDVDEALYLGDRLALLGTGRLLAVRDVPRPRDRAAHADPARLALRRDVLSSLGS; the protein is encoded by the coding sequence ATGACCAGCTCGTCTGACGTCTTGCCGCCGTCCCGTACCGGTGCCGGCCTCACCCTGCGGGCGGCCACGCTCGGCCGCCCCGGCGCACCGGCCCTCGAGGGCGTCGACCTGGACATCGCCCCCGGCGAGATCCTCACCGTCGTCGGCCCCTCGGGCTGCGGCAAGTCGACCCTGCTGCGGACGCTGGCCGGGCTGCTGCCGACGCTCGCCGGGACGGTGGAGCAGGACGGCCGCCCCCTGAACGGGCCCGCCGCGGACCGGGCGCTGGTGTTCCAGGAGGACGCCCTGCTGCCCTGGCGCTCCCTGCGCGCGAACGTCGAACTTCCCCTCGCCATCAAGGGCTTTCCGCGCACCGAACGCCGCAGCCAGGCCGACGCCTGGCTGGACCGGGTGGGACTTGCCGACCGCACACGGCACCTGCCGCACCGCGTGTCCGGCGGCCAGCGCCAGCGCGCACAACTGGCGCGCGCCCTCGCCGCCGGCCCGAGCACCGTCCTCATGGACGAGCCCTTCGGCGCCCTCGACGCACAGACCCGCGCCGGCATGCAGGACCTGCTGGTGGAGGTGCTGCACGGCACGGGCGCCACCGTCGTCTTCGTCACCCACGACGTGGACGAGGCCCTGTACCTCGGCGACCGGCTGGCGCTGCTCGGCACGGGCCGGCTCCTCGCCGTACGGGACGTGCCGCGCCCGCGCGACCGTGCGGCGCACGCCGATCCGGCGCGGCTCGCCCTGCGGCGTGACGTCCTCTCCTCACTCGGTTCCTGA
- a CDS encoding ABC transporter permease: MSRYRRCALRVASLAAALGLWQLLTSLHVNVWLRFSQFPTVTEVARAFAGRLSGGDYWTDLADSLTRILTGFLLAAVLGVATGVLVARSRVAEDLLGTLLEVVRPIPAIALVPVAILLFPSNEQGIVFITCTAAFFPVLVSTRHAVRALTPVWEEAVRTMGGGRWRILGSVVLPGALPGIFGGLSVGIGVSWICVISAEMISGQYGVGYRTWQDYTVVDYPDVFVGMVTIGVLGWVTSTAVELLGRRLTRWLPRTSHATADRVPRERSAASAPMPSSTETTVAEVPDDQLV, translated from the coding sequence ATGAGCCGGTACCGCCGCTGTGCGCTGAGGGTGGCGTCCCTGGCCGCCGCCCTCGGTCTGTGGCAGCTGCTGACCAGCCTGCACGTCAACGTGTGGCTGCGCTTCTCACAGTTCCCCACGGTCACCGAGGTGGCCCGCGCCTTCGCCGGCCGGCTCTCCGGCGGCGACTACTGGACGGACCTGGCCGACAGCCTGACCCGCATCCTCACGGGCTTCCTGCTGGCGGCGGTCCTCGGGGTGGCCACGGGCGTGCTCGTGGCCCGCTCCCGCGTCGCCGAGGACCTGCTCGGCACGCTGCTGGAGGTGGTGCGCCCGATCCCGGCGATCGCACTGGTTCCCGTAGCGATCCTGCTCTTCCCCAGCAACGAACAGGGCATCGTCTTCATCACCTGCACGGCCGCCTTCTTTCCCGTGCTGGTCTCGACCCGGCACGCGGTCCGCGCGCTGACCCCCGTGTGGGAGGAGGCGGTGCGGACCATGGGCGGCGGCCGGTGGCGGATCCTCGGGTCGGTCGTCCTGCCGGGTGCGCTGCCCGGCATCTTCGGCGGCCTGTCCGTCGGCATCGGCGTGTCGTGGATCTGTGTGATCTCCGCCGAGATGATCTCCGGCCAGTACGGCGTCGGCTACCGCACCTGGCAGGACTACACGGTCGTCGACTACCCGGACGTCTTCGTCGGCATGGTGACGATCGGCGTGCTCGGCTGGGTGACGTCCACGGCGGTGGAACTGCTCGGGCGCCGTCTGACGCGCTGGCTCCCGAGGACCTCCCACGCCACCGCGGACCGCGTTCCCCGGGAGCGCTCGGCCGCCTCCGCGCCCATGCCGAGCAGCACCGAGACGACCGTTGCGGAGGTCCCCGATGACCAGCTCGTCTGA
- a CDS encoding ABC transporter substrate-binding protein — MKRTALHLATVALLLPLAACGTSAQAGTGSTITVTVGYQSKTINTVTAGTLLRSLGYFEQQLGALHDGHTYKVVWQDYATGAPITAQMTAGKIDIGSMGDFPLLINAARGKQLGRPTHLVSVTGYNLRGGLNTIVTAPDSKLSTLEDLKGRKVSTSVGSAADGTLVRALQRVGIDPDKGIEKLNQQPAVGASALDAGSADALSQFVAWPGLLAYQGKAKALYDGAQLDLPTFHGVTAREDFAKQRPAVLEAFLKAQAQATDYLNAHPVAAAEKVAKATGLPAEVVYLYNGAHGISTFDPAVKPQLVSALKQDVSILKSEKLTGDIDVDSFVDDQYAKKALGSAYTKELAATPPPATSEVWPKGAETTRPFKSPDELLKYVAQHRSAIRAAYVPDTTTGTLWFADRAVWVVDGSRLLPFVAPATAQAYVAAHPGARTISYADALGRAS, encoded by the coding sequence ATGAAACGCACGGCACTCCACCTCGCCACGGTCGCCCTCCTCCTCCCGCTCGCCGCCTGCGGCACGAGCGCGCAGGCGGGCACCGGCTCCACGATCACCGTCACCGTCGGCTACCAGTCCAAGACCATCAACACCGTCACCGCGGGCACCCTCCTGCGCTCCCTGGGCTACTTCGAGCAGCAACTGGGCGCCCTGCACGACGGCCACACCTACAAGGTCGTCTGGCAGGACTACGCGACCGGAGCCCCCATCACCGCCCAGATGACCGCAGGGAAGATCGACATCGGCTCGATGGGCGACTTCCCGCTCCTCATCAACGCCGCCCGCGGAAAGCAGCTCGGCCGCCCCACCCACCTGGTCTCCGTCACCGGCTACAACCTGCGCGGCGGCCTCAACACCATCGTCACCGCACCCGATTCGAAGCTCTCCACCCTGGAGGACCTGAAGGGCAGGAAGGTCTCCACGAGCGTCGGCTCCGCCGCGGACGGCACCCTCGTACGAGCCCTGCAACGCGTCGGCATCGACCCCGACAAGGGCATCGAGAAGCTCAACCAGCAGCCCGCGGTGGGCGCCTCGGCGCTCGACGCCGGCAGTGCGGACGCGCTGAGCCAGTTCGTTGCCTGGCCGGGCCTGCTCGCCTACCAGGGCAAGGCGAAGGCGCTGTACGACGGCGCGCAGCTCGACCTTCCGACGTTCCACGGCGTCACCGCGCGCGAGGACTTCGCGAAGCAGCGTCCGGCCGTCCTGGAAGCCTTCCTCAAGGCACAGGCGCAGGCGACCGACTACCTGAACGCCCATCCCGTGGCCGCGGCCGAGAAGGTCGCGAAGGCCACCGGCCTGCCCGCCGAGGTCGTCTACCTCTACAACGGCGCCCACGGCATCTCCACCTTCGACCCGGCCGTCAAGCCGCAGCTGGTGTCCGCGCTGAAGCAGGACGTGTCGATCCTGAAGTCCGAGAAGCTGACGGGTGACATCGACGTGGACTCCTTCGTCGACGACCAGTACGCGAAGAAGGCACTCGGCTCGGCGTACACCAAGGAGCTCGCCGCGACGCCTCCGCCGGCCACGAGCGAGGTGTGGCCCAAGGGCGCGGAGACCACGCGGCCCTTCAAGTCCCCCGATGAGCTGCTGAAGTACGTGGCGCAGCACCGCTCGGCCATCCGTGCCGCGTACGTGCCCGACACCACCACCGGCACCCTGTGGTTCGCCGACAGGGCGGTGTGGGTGGTGGACGGCAGCCGACTGCTCCCCTTCGTCGCGCCGGCCACAGCGCAGGCGTACGTGGCGGCGCACCCGGGGGCGCGCACGATCTCGTACGCCGACGCCCTGGGGCGGGCCTCATGA
- a CDS encoding 4Fe-4S dicluster domain-containing protein, with product MPLAPQRADVPVTIDESKCIDGCTLCVDMCPLDSLAIDEGTGKAYMHVDECWYCGPCAARCPTGAVTVNMPYLLR from the coding sequence ATGCCCTTGGCGCCCCAGCGGGCCGACGTGCCCGTGACCATCGACGAGTCGAAGTGCATCGACGGCTGCACCCTGTGCGTGGACATGTGCCCGCTGGACTCCCTCGCCATCGACGAGGGCACCGGCAAGGCGTACATGCACGTCGACGAGTGCTGGTACTGCGGACCGTGCGCGGCCCGCTGTCCCACCGGAGCGGTCACGGTCAACATGCCCTACCTGCTCCGCTGA
- a CDS encoding GntR family transcriptional regulator, whose amino-acid sequence MPPTDRIRDHAGQGAATTVAAHRTRRRLRADQARQLADLLRHQILTGRFTDGTLPHETTLGTDYGASRNTVRQALDLLRAEGLVDRLPGVGTIVAARKYPHGLDRLMGLAETLHEHGRVTNEVRTLGPAPAPAPVAERLHVQPGADVLYIERLRRLNGLPLSLDLTYIPLDIGTALLDADLENTDVFRLLEAITGQRLGHAEITLEAVNADAHSSAVLQAPRGAAVLMLERLTHLADGRPVDLEFIRFRGDRITMSGLLHRSL is encoded by the coding sequence ATGCCACCCACCGACCGCATCCGCGACCACGCCGGTCAGGGCGCCGCGACCACCGTCGCCGCCCACCGCACGCGTCGTCGGCTGCGTGCGGACCAGGCCAGGCAGCTTGCCGATCTCCTCCGCCACCAGATCCTCACCGGCCGCTTCACGGACGGCACGCTCCCGCACGAAACCACCCTCGGCACCGACTACGGCGCCTCCCGCAACACCGTCCGCCAGGCCCTCGACCTCCTCCGCGCCGAGGGCCTGGTGGACCGGCTGCCGGGAGTCGGCACGATCGTCGCCGCCCGCAAGTACCCCCATGGACTGGACCGGCTGATGGGCCTGGCGGAAACCCTGCACGAACACGGCCGCGTCACCAACGAGGTCCGCACCCTGGGCCCCGCCCCCGCACCCGCCCCCGTGGCGGAGCGCCTCCACGTCCAACCCGGTGCCGACGTCCTCTACATCGAACGCCTGCGCAGACTGAACGGCCTCCCCCTCTCCCTGGACCTCACCTACATCCCGCTCGACATCGGCACCGCCCTCCTCGACGCCGACCTGGAGAACACCGACGTCTTCCGCCTCCTGGAAGCCATCACCGGCCAACGCCTCGGCCACGCCGAGATCACCCTGGAAGCGGTGAACGCGGACGCGCACTCCTCCGCCGTGCTCCAGGCCCCCCGCGGCGCCGCCGTACTGATGCTGGAACGCCTCACCCACCTCGCCGACGGCCGGCCCGTCGACCTGGAGTTCATCCGCTTCCGCGGCGACCGCATCACCATGAGCGGTCTGCTGCACCGGTCCCTGTAA
- the fahA gene encoding fumarylacetoacetase, translating to MPPFDVPEGDPFGPHNLPYGVFSPAGSDERRVGVRLGDHVLDAGAAATALGSPYASLLARPSLNPLLAAGRTTWSDVRRALTAWVTVPAHRQTVEPLLHPLSEVTLHLPFEVADYVDFYASENHARNVGQIFRPDAADSLTPNWKHLPIGYHGRSGTVVVSGTDVVRPSGQRKAPTDPAPVFGPSVRLDIEAEVGFVVGVPSRLGRPVPLTAFRDHVFGLCLLNDWSARDIQAWEYVPLGPFLGKSFATSVSAWITPLDALEEARVAPPGRTHPLLPYLDDSQEEPGGYDLRISVAINGHAVSEPPFSTMYWTAAQQLAHMTVNGASLRTGDLYGSGTVSGPTERERGSLLELTWNGRDPLELPDGKRTFLEDGDVVTLTAWAPGPDGTRVGLGEVTGRVVPTTLS from the coding sequence ATGCCCCCCTTCGACGTCCCCGAGGGCGACCCCTTCGGCCCGCACAACCTCCCCTACGGCGTCTTCTCCCCCGCCGGCTCCGACGAGCGGCGCGTCGGCGTGCGCCTGGGCGACCACGTGCTCGACGCGGGCGCGGCGGCCACGGCGCTCGGCTCCCCGTACGCCTCCCTGCTGGCGCGTCCCTCCCTGAACCCGCTGCTGGCCGCGGGCCGCACCACCTGGTCGGATGTGCGGCGGGCGCTGACGGCGTGGGTGACGGTGCCCGCACACCGTCAGACCGTGGAGCCGCTGCTGCACCCGCTCTCCGAGGTGACGCTGCACCTGCCCTTCGAGGTCGCGGACTACGTCGACTTCTACGCCTCCGAGAACCACGCCCGCAACGTCGGGCAGATCTTCCGCCCGGACGCGGCGGACTCCCTGACCCCCAACTGGAAGCACCTGCCGATCGGTTACCACGGCCGGTCCGGCACGGTGGTCGTGTCGGGCACGGATGTCGTGCGGCCGTCGGGGCAGCGCAAGGCTCCCACAGACCCGGCGCCGGTCTTCGGGCCGTCCGTGCGTCTGGACATCGAGGCGGAGGTGGGCTTCGTGGTGGGCGTGCCGTCGCGGCTGGGGCGACCGGTGCCGCTCACGGCCTTCCGCGACCACGTGTTCGGGCTCTGCCTGCTCAACGACTGGTCTGCGCGGGACATCCAGGCCTGGGAGTACGTGCCGCTCGGGCCGTTCCTCGGCAAGTCGTTCGCCACGTCGGTCTCGGCGTGGATCACCCCGCTGGACGCGCTGGAGGAGGCCCGGGTGGCCCCGCCCGGGCGCACGCATCCGCTGCTGCCGTACCTGGACGACTCACAGGAGGAGCCGGGGGGCTACGACCTGCGCATCTCCGTCGCGATCAACGGCCATGCGGTCTCCGAGCCGCCGTTCTCCACCATGTACTGGACGGCAGCCCAGCAACTGGCGCACATGACGGTGAACGGCGCGTCCCTGCGCACGGGCGACCTCTACGGCTCCGGCACGGTGAGCGGTCCGACAGAGCGCGAACGCGGCTCGCTGCTGGAACTGACGTGGAACGGTCGGGACCCTCTCGAACTCCCGGACGGGAAACGGACGTTCCTGGAGGACGGGGACGTGGTGACACTGACCGCGTGGGCGCCGGGTCCGGATGGGACGCGGGTGGGTCTCGGGGAGGTGACGGGGCGGGTGGTGCCGACCACCCTGTCGTAG
- a CDS encoding carboxylate--amine ligase — MPFDADRDVPGLIVKLGDYPLHHGGVGAIRSLGRLGIPMYAITEDRYTPAAASRYLRRAFVWPTTGTEKPERLVEGLLRIGRRIGRPTILVPTDEEAAVLIAEHQDALTGAFLFPKVEAGLPRRLASKQGLHELCVEHGIPSPQAAFPQSYDDILRFADKARFPLVAKNREAFVRRERPAVGGTTKIATREGLLRLARDWGEHPGVILQEYLPREQAEDWIVHAYFDQDSTPLALFTGVKVRSWPPHAGMTANAYVVENPELADLAARFIKQIGFTGIVDLDLRFDRRDGRYKLLDFNPRMGAQFRLFENESGVDVVRAMHLDLTGRAVPEGEQRAGHRYIVENIDLPALLAYRRSGYTTPHAPARASGTELAWFAGDDPLPFVTMLARFVRPGAKHLYQLWRTNRRGGTTRTS, encoded by the coding sequence GTGCCGTTCGACGCGGACCGCGACGTGCCGGGGCTCATCGTCAAGTTGGGCGACTACCCGCTGCACCACGGCGGGGTCGGGGCGATCCGCAGCCTCGGCCGGCTCGGCATACCGATGTATGCGATCACGGAGGACCGCTACACACCGGCTGCGGCCTCTCGCTATCTGCGGCGCGCCTTCGTATGGCCGACCACCGGGACCGAGAAACCGGAGCGGCTCGTGGAGGGCCTGCTGCGCATCGGGCGCCGTATCGGCCGGCCGACGATCCTCGTCCCGACCGACGAGGAGGCAGCGGTCCTGATCGCCGAGCACCAGGACGCCCTGACCGGAGCCTTCCTCTTCCCGAAGGTGGAGGCGGGGCTCCCGCGCCGCCTCGCCAGCAAACAGGGCCTGCACGAACTGTGCGTGGAACACGGCATCCCGAGTCCCCAGGCCGCCTTCCCGCAGTCGTACGACGACATCCTGCGCTTCGCCGACAAGGCCCGCTTCCCGCTCGTGGCGAAGAACCGCGAGGCGTTCGTGCGCCGCGAACGGCCCGCGGTGGGCGGCACGACGAAGATCGCCACCCGTGAGGGGCTGCTCAGGCTCGCCCGCGACTGGGGTGAGCACCCGGGCGTGATCCTCCAGGAGTACCTGCCCCGGGAGCAGGCCGAGGACTGGATCGTGCACGCCTACTTCGACCAGGACTCCACCCCGCTCGCCCTGTTCACCGGCGTCAAGGTGCGCTCCTGGCCGCCCCACGCGGGCATGACGGCGAACGCGTACGTCGTGGAGAACCCGGAACTCGCCGATCTCGCCGCACGTTTCATCAAACAGATCGGCTTCACCGGCATCGTCGACCTCGACCTGCGCTTCGACCGGCGCGACGGACGGTACAAACTGCTCGACTTCAACCCCCGCATGGGCGCCCAGTTCCGGCTCTTCGAGAACGAGTCGGGTGTGGACGTCGTCCGCGCCATGCACCTGGACCTGACCGGCCGCGCCGTACCGGAGGGGGAACAGCGCGCCGGCCATCGGTACATCGTGGAGAACATCGACCTGCCCGCCCTGCTGGCCTACCGCCGCAGCGGCTACACGACACCGCACGCACCGGCCCGTGCGAGCGGCACGGAACTGGCCTGGTTCGCGGGGGACGACCCGCTGCCGTTCGTCACGATGCTCGCGCGCTTCGTGCGGCCGGGCGCGAAGCACCTGTATCAGCTGTGGCGGACCAACCGCCGCGGCGGCACGACCCGTACGTCGTAG
- a CDS encoding FAD-dependent oxidoreductase, which produces MIQPVAVIGAGPFGLSTAAHLRGRGIPVRVFGEPMVSWRDNMPAGMLLKSTPVASNIDAPQRGHTLADYCDAAGIPRLVTDEDIIPVETFIAYGEWFQQKLVPELERVRVVSVDRRKDGGFDLKLDSGELFTARAVVVATGLSGLAHLPPELAAAAADGPTPTGPVSHSSQHHDLGRFAGKELLVVGAGQSALETAALAAEAGARVRVVARGQGRVAFGAPPWDQPKLRPESPFGRAWSLWALSYYPHPYRFLPARTRHYLVRRVLGPLGAWWLRDRFQENVQVREVVGILSASVADGSPTLTVRTHTGRTEEMTADHVIAATGYRVDISAMDFLGHELRTRLAVSRGAPKLGAGHVSSVPGLYFTGLPAAASYGPVMRFVCGTEFASARLAKHLATAHG; this is translated from the coding sequence GTGATTCAACCGGTAGCAGTCATCGGTGCCGGGCCGTTCGGCCTGTCCACCGCCGCCCATCTGCGCGGGCGCGGTATCCCGGTCCGCGTCTTCGGCGAGCCCATGGTCAGCTGGCGCGACAACATGCCCGCGGGCATGCTCCTGAAGTCCACCCCGGTCGCCTCGAACATCGACGCGCCCCAGCGCGGCCACACCCTGGCCGACTACTGCGACGCGGCGGGCATCCCCCGGCTGGTGACGGACGAGGACATCATCCCGGTCGAGACGTTCATCGCGTACGGGGAGTGGTTCCAGCAGAAGCTGGTGCCGGAGCTGGAGCGGGTCCGGGTGGTCTCCGTGGACCGCCGCAAGGACGGTGGCTTCGATCTCAAGCTGGACTCGGGCGAGTTGTTCACCGCTCGGGCGGTCGTGGTGGCGACCGGCCTGTCGGGCCTCGCCCACCTCCCGCCGGAGCTGGCCGCCGCGGCAGCCGACGGCCCCACGCCCACCGGTCCGGTCTCGCACAGCTCCCAGCACCATGACCTCGGCAGGTTCGCCGGCAAGGAGCTGCTGGTCGTCGGCGCCGGCCAGTCAGCGCTGGAGACGGCGGCGCTGGCGGCCGAGGCGGGCGCACGGGTGCGCGTGGTGGCGCGCGGGCAGGGCAGGGTCGCCTTCGGCGCGCCTCCGTGGGACCAGCCGAAGCTGCGCCCCGAGTCGCCCTTCGGCCGTGCCTGGTCCCTGTGGGCGCTGAGCTACTACCCCCACCCGTACCGCTTCCTGCCCGCCCGGACCCGCCACTACCTGGTGCGCCGCGTCCTCGGCCCGCTCGGCGCGTGGTGGCTGCGCGACCGCTTCCAGGAGAACGTCCAGGTGCGCGAGGTCGTCGGCATCCTCAGCGCGTCCGTGGCGGACGGCAGCCCGACCCTGACGGTCCGGACCCACACGGGCCGCACGGAGGAGATGACCGCGGACCACGTCATCGCCGCGACCGGCTACCGCGTGGACATCTCCGCGATGGACTTCCTGGGCCATGAGCTGCGCACACGCCTGGCGGTGAGCCGGGGCGCCCCGAAGCTCGGCGCGGGCCATGTGTCCTCGGTCCCGGGCCTGTACTTCACGGGCCTGCCGGCGGCGGCCTCCTACGGACCGGTGATGAGGTTCGTCTGCGGCACGGAGTTCGCGTCGGCGCGCCTGGCGAAGCATCTGGCGACGGCCCACGGCTGA